The following are from one region of the Rosistilla carotiformis genome:
- a CDS encoding ABC-F family ATP-binding cassette domain-containing protein produces MATLLQIKGGFKRYGEQVLLDDADATIVDNVKLGLVGRNGAGKSTLLRIFMGEEELDSGEVTYSNNLRVGYLRQHDPFEPGESALDFLMRDSGQPDWKCGEVAGQFELKGVYLDGPVKELSGGWQTRVKLAALLLHEPNLLILDEPTNFLDVRTQILLEHFLRGFNASCLIVSHDRAFLEATCDQTLDLTRGKLTMYPGKIEAFLQYQEERREHDLRVNSAVLAKQKQLQTFIDKNRANASTASQARSKQKQLERLQTVEIEVDLPTVHIRAPIIDNPRQGPAVRCLDLSIGYPDHTVASGIQLEIEHGERAGIVGDNGQGKTTLLRTLVQSLKPVAGAVKWGYGCEIGTYAQHVYTSLTPTWTVLEYLESKALTGTTHQQILAVAGSLLFRDSHTRKKISVLSGGERARLCMAGLLLGDYNILVLDEPGNHLDVETVDALANALLEYKGTVIFTSHDRHFMQRIATSVIEVRDQQVRNYGSGYESYLYAVNKEVDDGERELNAKRGKAGSPAGKAPKGDHRAARRDDRKLRKEISSIEKKIARLDDSKNALNRELLETTDAKKALDLHNEIQDLTEQLSEAEAQWIELQALLPESDFG; encoded by the coding sequence ATGGCAACGCTGCTCCAAATCAAAGGCGGTTTCAAACGATACGGCGAACAAGTCTTGCTCGATGATGCCGACGCAACGATCGTCGACAACGTAAAACTCGGTTTGGTCGGCCGCAACGGCGCCGGCAAATCGACCCTGCTACGAATCTTTATGGGCGAAGAGGAACTCGATTCGGGCGAGGTCACCTACAGCAACAATCTGCGCGTCGGATACCTGCGTCAGCACGACCCGTTCGAACCGGGCGAATCGGCCCTCGACTTCCTGATGCGCGACAGCGGCCAGCCCGATTGGAAGTGCGGCGAGGTCGCCGGCCAATTCGAACTTAAAGGCGTCTACCTCGACGGCCCCGTCAAAGAGCTTTCCGGCGGTTGGCAAACGCGGGTTAAACTGGCCGCACTGCTGCTGCACGAACCGAATCTGTTAATTCTCGATGAACCGACAAACTTCTTGGACGTTCGTACGCAGATTCTGTTGGAGCACTTTTTGCGTGGCTTCAACGCATCGTGTTTGATCGTTTCGCACGATCGCGCGTTCCTGGAAGCGACCTGCGACCAGACCCTCGACCTGACCCGCGGCAAATTGACGATGTACCCGGGCAAGATCGAAGCCTTCTTGCAATATCAGGAAGAGCGCCGCGAACACGATCTGCGCGTCAACAGCGCCGTGTTGGCAAAGCAGAAGCAATTGCAGACCTTCATCGACAAGAACCGAGCCAACGCGAGCACCGCCAGCCAAGCTCGATCCAAACAAAAACAGCTCGAACGCCTGCAAACCGTCGAGATCGAAGTCGACCTGCCAACGGTCCACATCCGTGCGCCAATCATCGATAACCCGCGACAGGGACCTGCGGTTCGTTGTCTCGATCTCAGCATCGGATATCCCGACCATACGGTCGCTTCGGGAATCCAATTGGAGATCGAACATGGCGAACGGGCGGGCATCGTCGGTGACAACGGCCAAGGTAAAACGACGCTGCTGCGAACTTTGGTGCAATCCCTGAAACCGGTCGCCGGAGCGGTCAAATGGGGCTATGGTTGCGAGATCGGTACCTACGCGCAGCACGTCTACACCAGCCTCACGCCGACCTGGACTGTCCTGGAATATCTAGAATCCAAGGCGCTCACCGGGACGACGCATCAACAGATCCTTGCCGTCGCCGGATCGTTGCTGTTCCGCGATTCGCACACCCGCAAGAAGATCTCGGTCCTCTCCGGTGGTGAACGCGCTCGGTTGTGTATGGCCGGCCTGTTGTTAGGCGATTACAACATCCTCGTGCTCGACGAACCGGGCAACCACTTGGACGTCGAAACCGTCGATGCGTTGGCCAACGCGTTGTTGGAATACAAGGGTACGGTGATCTTCACCAGCCACGATCGGCACTTCATGCAGCGGATCGCCACCAGCGTGATCGAGGTCCGCGATCAACAAGTGCGGAACTACGGCAGCGGATACGAATCGTATCTGTACGCGGTCAACAAAGAGGTCGACGACGGAGAGCGTGAACTGAATGCCAAGCGTGGCAAAGCGGGCTCGCCCGCCGGCAAGGCGCCCAAGGGAGACCACCGCGCCGCGCGACGCGACGACCGCAAACTGCGGAAGGAGATCAGCAGCATCGAAAAGAAGATCGCTCGACTGGACGACAGCAAGAACGCGCTGAATCGAGAGTTATTGGAAACCACCGATGCCAAAAAGGCACTCGACCTGCACAACGAGATCCAAGATCTGACGGAGCAGTTGAGCGAAGCCGAAGCCCAATGGATCGAATTGCAAGCATTGCTCCCCGAAAGTGACTTTGGGTAG
- a CDS encoding DJ-1/PfpI family protein: MAAKKILMLVGDFVEDYEAMVPLQILLCVGHQVDTVCPGKLAGQTVATAIHDFEGHQTYSEKPGHNFAITANFADVQAANYDALVIPGGRAPEYLRMDSQVIDLVKAFHADNKPIAAVCHGPQILVAAGLLAGRQCSAYPAVAAEVTVAGGQFVPASAGFDNAHVDGNLVTAPAWPAHPAWMRAFLELLGSEIKP; this comes from the coding sequence ATGGCTGCCAAAAAGATACTGATGCTGGTCGGCGATTTTGTGGAAGACTACGAAGCGATGGTGCCGCTGCAGATTTTGCTGTGCGTCGGGCACCAGGTCGACACCGTTTGCCCAGGTAAGCTAGCCGGACAGACCGTCGCGACAGCGATCCACGATTTTGAAGGGCATCAGACCTACAGCGAAAAGCCAGGCCACAATTTTGCGATCACCGCCAACTTTGCGGACGTTCAGGCAGCAAACTATGATGCCTTGGTGATCCCCGGCGGCCGCGCCCCCGAATATCTGCGGATGGATTCGCAGGTGATCGATCTGGTCAAGGCATTCCACGCCGACAATAAGCCGATCGCCGCGGTCTGCCACGGCCCGCAAATCCTGGTTGCGGCGGGACTGTTGGCGGGACGCCAGTGCAGCGCGTATCCAGCCGTTGCCGCGGAAGTCACCGTCGCGGGCGGTCAGTTTGTCCCCGCATCCGCTGGTTTCGACAATGCCCATGTCGATGGCAACCTGGTCACTGCGCCGGCTTGGCCGGCACATCCCGCCTGGATGCGTGCCTTCCTGGAACTGCTGGGAAGCGAAATCAAGCCCTAA
- a CDS encoding type II secretion system protein GspD, whose product MAVTAFREAAGMLPMVPQLRPELDGLYQQLQSMGVQAKDLMAIVPAMNGQAGLQLQSPTQPLPGGFSIPPMQFSAGSNLTAPIDMTRLPTTVGQSPAAGSDNSQTTQITKQAPVEQRLIEAGRLVALGQAAMDRGDFRTAQQLATQADSLEVPDAAFRPGQTRPWQLMLDADSMSRRQPQGTQQAQFNPAQLGGVMQAGATVPIGAAPGMGQVQQSGYNATGDRSQVMQVQANLPQVPVPSDAAETYRKGVEALSAGNSDQARALFLEAWKSEATLDPATRQQLKDKLTLMRPATEPRPMAESTGAFDAVTQEQTLARARLMREVTSELANVEQAKKDNPIGALERLQRLRRSIEANTDADSASRQQMLSMVDRQITTQQKYVEQNRAQIDLDMTNARIREEINQDQFDLIELDEKVSQLVEQFNELMDDQRYPEAEIIAKQVNELKPDSPIATLLWHNSRMGIRLNQAEEIQGKKEIGFVDTLQAVDESSIPFDDRNPLKFADAREWAPMSTTRLQRERAANRRMGPRELEIESRLTTPVEVRFDKRPLGEVIDTLSKMTGVPMHIDDRALSAFNMTRDQSVSIDLSQPISLRSALQLILSPLDLSYVIRNEVLMVTSREMQRSDVYPVTYRVASLVLPIPNFTTSYETGLAGAIQAAHAMANNRLNVNTMPVSLTGLASNNTPMSPTSMNPNILAQGGFTAPGAFGFGGNGGHQGQTTQPGSMGGGAIADFDSLMELIQTTVVPDTWEALGGPSTMSPYPANLSLVISTTSEVHDQITQLLESLRKLQNLQVTIEVRFISLADNFFERIGLSFNVEFDDNVSSLPLDDRGPSVAIGIGDSAGTPTADFDIAFNQGSFGASAPAFGGFDPGSAASIGFAILSDIEAFFFLEAAQGDSRTNVLQAPKVTLFDGQIASINDQSQRPFVISVTPIVGDFAVAQQPIIVVLNEGTALNVQAVVSDDRRFVRLTLVPFFSQIGEVDTFTFEGRSSTSNSTRRDTNNDGVIDENDEDVSEEEVNEGTTVQLPTFAFTSVSTTVSVPDGGTILLGGIKRLRETRSEQGVPILSKLPYINRLFKNVGTGRETNSLMLMVTPRIIIQEEEELAQTGFDPTR is encoded by the coding sequence GTGGCAGTGACGGCTTTCCGTGAAGCCGCCGGCATGTTGCCCATGGTGCCTCAGCTGCGACCCGAACTCGATGGGCTGTATCAACAGCTGCAATCGATGGGGGTGCAAGCCAAGGACCTAATGGCAATCGTCCCGGCGATGAACGGCCAAGCGGGATTGCAATTGCAGTCCCCGACGCAGCCGTTGCCCGGTGGCTTTAGCATTCCACCGATGCAATTTTCCGCCGGATCCAACCTGACGGCTCCTATCGATATGACCCGGTTGCCAACAACCGTAGGACAATCGCCAGCCGCCGGTTCCGACAATTCACAAACAACACAAATCACCAAACAGGCGCCTGTCGAACAACGTTTGATCGAAGCGGGCCGCTTGGTCGCGCTGGGACAAGCGGCGATGGACCGGGGCGATTTCCGAACCGCGCAACAGCTCGCGACCCAGGCCGACAGCCTGGAAGTTCCCGATGCCGCCTTCCGACCCGGACAAACCCGACCGTGGCAGCTGATGCTGGACGCCGATTCGATGTCGCGCCGGCAACCGCAGGGAACCCAACAGGCTCAATTCAATCCCGCTCAGTTGGGCGGTGTTATGCAGGCTGGAGCGACGGTTCCGATTGGTGCCGCACCCGGTATGGGACAGGTTCAGCAAAGTGGATACAACGCCACCGGCGATCGTTCGCAAGTGATGCAGGTTCAAGCGAACTTGCCTCAAGTGCCGGTCCCCAGCGACGCAGCGGAAACCTATCGCAAGGGAGTCGAAGCGCTTTCGGCCGGCAACAGCGATCAAGCGAGAGCTTTGTTCCTGGAAGCTTGGAAAAGCGAAGCCACCTTGGATCCCGCGACCCGTCAACAATTGAAAGACAAGCTGACGTTGATGCGTCCAGCGACGGAACCTCGTCCGATGGCGGAATCGACAGGTGCGTTTGACGCCGTGACGCAAGAGCAAACGTTGGCTCGTGCACGTCTGATGCGTGAAGTCACCAGCGAACTTGCGAACGTCGAACAAGCCAAGAAGGACAATCCGATCGGCGCCTTGGAGCGGCTGCAACGCCTGCGTCGTAGCATCGAAGCCAACACCGATGCGGATTCCGCATCGCGGCAACAGATGTTGTCGATGGTCGATCGCCAGATCACTACGCAACAAAAATACGTGGAACAGAACCGTGCCCAGATCGATCTGGACATGACCAACGCTCGGATTCGCGAAGAGATCAATCAAGATCAGTTCGACCTGATCGAATTGGACGAGAAGGTCTCTCAATTGGTCGAACAGTTCAACGAACTGATGGATGACCAACGTTATCCCGAGGCGGAGATCATCGCGAAACAAGTTAATGAACTGAAACCCGATTCGCCGATCGCGACGCTGCTGTGGCACAATTCGCGAATGGGAATCCGTTTGAACCAAGCCGAAGAGATCCAAGGCAAGAAAGAGATCGGTTTTGTCGACACGTTGCAAGCTGTCGATGAATCGTCGATTCCGTTCGACGACCGGAACCCATTGAAGTTTGCCGATGCTCGCGAATGGGCTCCGATGAGCACTACGCGGTTGCAGCGTGAACGTGCGGCCAATCGCCGGATGGGGCCACGCGAATTGGAAATCGAAAGTCGTCTAACAACTCCTGTGGAAGTGCGTTTCGACAAGCGACCGCTGGGCGAAGTGATCGACACCTTGAGCAAGATGACCGGCGTGCCGATGCACATCGACGACCGCGCTCTGTCGGCCTTCAACATGACACGCGATCAATCGGTTAGCATCGATTTGAGCCAACCGATCTCGCTCCGCAGTGCCCTGCAATTGATCCTCAGTCCGTTGGACCTGAGCTATGTGATCCGCAATGAAGTCTTGATGGTCACCAGCCGCGAGATGCAGCGATCGGATGTCTATCCGGTGACCTATCGTGTCGCCTCGTTGGTGCTACCGATTCCTAACTTTACAACGTCGTACGAAACCGGTTTGGCAGGAGCCATTCAAGCGGCTCACGCGATGGCGAACAATCGCTTGAACGTGAACACGATGCCAGTATCGTTGACGGGCCTCGCGTCGAATAACACCCCGATGTCGCCGACGTCGATGAATCCCAACATCTTGGCACAAGGTGGCTTCACCGCACCGGGAGCGTTTGGATTTGGTGGCAACGGCGGGCATCAAGGTCAAACCACACAACCCGGTTCGATGGGTGGTGGTGCGATCGCCGACTTTGATTCGCTGATGGAATTGATTCAAACCACCGTCGTTCCCGATACGTGGGAAGCATTGGGTGGTCCAAGTACGATGAGCCCCTATCCGGCGAACTTGAGCTTGGTGATCAGCACGACCAGCGAAGTCCACGACCAGATCACTCAATTGTTGGAATCGTTGCGTAAGCTACAGAACTTGCAGGTCACGATCGAAGTTCGCTTCATCTCGTTGGCCGACAACTTCTTCGAACGCATCGGTCTCAGCTTTAACGTGGAGTTCGACGACAATGTCTCCAGCCTGCCGCTGGATGACCGCGGACCTTCGGTGGCGATCGGTATCGGCGATTCGGCCGGTACACCAACGGCTGACTTCGACATTGCCTTCAACCAAGGCAGCTTCGGAGCGTCGGCCCCCGCGTTTGGTGGTTTCGATCCGGGATCCGCTGCCAGTATCGGATTTGCGATCCTCAGCGACATCGAAGCGTTCTTCTTCTTGGAAGCCGCTCAGGGTGACAGCCGAACAAACGTTCTGCAGGCACCGAAGGTGACGCTGTTCGATGGTCAAATCGCGTCGATCAACGATCAATCGCAACGACCGTTTGTGATCAGTGTGACGCCGATCGTCGGTGACTTTGCGGTCGCACAACAGCCGATCATCGTGGTCTTGAACGAAGGTACGGCGTTGAACGTGCAAGCGGTGGTCAGCGATGACCGACGCTTCGTCCGACTGACGTTGGTGCCGTTCTTCAGCCAGATCGGTGAAGTCGACACGTTTACGTTCGAAGGGCGTTCGTCGACCAGCAATTCGACGCGTCGTGACACCAACAACGACGGCGTGATCGACGAAAACGACGAAGATGTATCCGAAGAAGAAGTCAACGAAGGTACCACGGTCCAGTTGCCGACCTTCGCTTTCACTTCGGTTTCGACAACGGTCAGTGTTCCCGATGGCGGAACGATCCTGTTGGGCGGTATCAAGCGTTTGCGAGAAACCCGCTCCGAGCAGGGCGTGCCGATCTTGAGCAAGCTGCCCTACATCAACCGTCTGTTCAAGAATGTCGGAACCGGGCGTGAAACCAACAGCCTGATGTTGATGGTCACGCCACGGATCATCATTCAGGAAGAAGAAGAGTTGGCGCAAACCGGATTCGATCCGACCCGGTAA
- a CDS encoding glycine cleavage system protein H: MSESAESNGSLVFSMGEFQASFPQDRLYAKNHMWAMPTEAGRFRFGLSAYAVRLLQDVYFLDWIVDAGTTVAVSQNIGSIESKKAESDLYSPLAGRLTAINPEALDDPSAINAEPYGAGWLIEIETDDASRLLDPTAYMQHLDSAWEVAQRTIKGQANQ; this comes from the coding sequence ATGAGCGAATCGGCTGAGTCGAACGGCTCGTTGGTCTTCAGTATGGGAGAGTTCCAAGCGAGCTTTCCGCAAGACCGTCTATATGCCAAGAACCATATGTGGGCAATGCCCACCGAAGCGGGGCGTTTCCGCTTCGGCTTATCCGCCTATGCCGTGCGGCTGCTGCAAGACGTCTACTTCTTGGACTGGATCGTCGACGCGGGGACGACCGTTGCCGTCAGCCAAAACATCGGCAGCATCGAAAGCAAAAAAGCTGAAAGCGATCTCTATTCGCCACTTGCCGGTCGATTAACAGCGATCAATCCGGAAGCGTTGGACGATCCATCGGCGATCAACGCGGAACCTTATGGCGCCGGTTGGTTGATCGAAATCGAGACCGACGACGCCAGCCGCCTGCTCGACCCGACAGCCTACATGCAGCACCTCGATTCCGCTTGGGAAGTCGCTCAGCGAACGATCAAAGGCCAGGCGAACCAATAG
- a CDS encoding coproporphyrinogen-III oxidase family protein, with product MSTTDSKTEVGSYFISNYPPYSQWTVDALPTVEKTLGSAPKPDTPLGLYLHIPFCRKRCKFCYFKVFTDVKAPEVQRYVDALCSEIEMVSQLPVMGERPFRFVYFGGGTPSFLSPKQLTALSERLHRHITWDGAEEVTFECEPGTLSETKVKTLRETLGVTRLSLGVENFTDSVLEENGRAHLSKQVYAAWEWIQEANFNNVNIDLISGMVGETWDNWKYNIEKVIELSPESVTIYQMELPFNTVYSKDILGNKIETPVADWPTKRAWVAYAFEELKKVGYSVSSAYTMIKDPNKISFSYRDNLWRGSDLLATGIASFGHAQGVHYQNLPGMEQYLGAIEEGRLPLGRGFQPTEHQMLIREMVLLLKKGVLDVDYFRQKFGVDVIDRWRDVWQGYADEGLLSFNESQVELTMDGLLRADSLLPAFFEPEHQGVRYT from the coding sequence ATGAGCACTACCGATTCCAAAACCGAAGTCGGCAGCTATTTCATCTCCAATTACCCTCCCTATTCTCAGTGGACGGTCGACGCCCTACCAACGGTCGAAAAGACGCTCGGCAGCGCCCCCAAACCGGACACGCCGTTGGGTTTGTATCTGCACATCCCGTTCTGCCGCAAACGCTGCAAATTCTGCTACTTCAAGGTCTTCACCGACGTCAAAGCCCCCGAGGTGCAACGTTACGTCGACGCGTTGTGCAGCGAGATCGAAATGGTCAGCCAGCTGCCCGTGATGGGCGAAAGACCGTTCCGTTTCGTCTACTTCGGCGGTGGCACCCCCAGCTTCCTCAGCCCCAAGCAATTGACAGCGCTTTCGGAACGACTGCATCGCCACATCACATGGGATGGGGCCGAAGAGGTAACGTTTGAGTGCGAACCGGGCACGCTCAGCGAGACCAAGGTTAAGACGCTTCGCGAAACCCTGGGCGTCACGCGACTGAGCCTGGGTGTCGAGAACTTCACCGATTCAGTGCTCGAAGAAAACGGCCGCGCTCATCTTTCCAAACAAGTCTACGCGGCTTGGGAATGGATCCAGGAAGCCAATTTCAACAACGTGAATATCGATCTGATCTCGGGAATGGTCGGGGAGACATGGGACAATTGGAAGTACAACATCGAAAAGGTGATCGAACTGAGTCCCGAGAGCGTCACGATCTACCAGATGGAATTGCCGTTCAACACGGTCTATTCCAAAGACATCTTGGGCAACAAGATCGAGACCCCCGTCGCCGATTGGCCGACCAAACGAGCTTGGGTCGCGTATGCGTTTGAAGAGCTGAAGAAGGTGGGCTACAGCGTTAGCAGCGCGTACACGATGATCAAGGATCCCAACAAAATCAGCTTCAGCTATCGCGACAACCTGTGGCGTGGCAGCGATCTGTTGGCCACCGGGATCGCCAGCTTTGGGCACGCTCAAGGCGTCCACTATCAAAACCTGCCCGGCATGGAACAGTACCTCGGCGCAATCGAAGAGGGGCGACTGCCGTTGGGACGCGGTTTCCAGCCGACCGAGCATCAGATGCTGATCCGCGAAATGGTCCTGCTGCTGAAGAAGGGCGTGCTGGACGTCGATTACTTCCGCCAGAAGTTTGGCGTCGATGTGATCGATCGCTGGCGCGACGTTTGGCAAGGTTACGCCGACGAAGGGCTGCTGAGTTTCAACGAGTCCCAAGTCGAATTGACGATGGATGGCCTGTTGCGAGCCGATTCGCTGTTGCCGGCGTTCTTTGAGCCCGAGCACCAAGGGGTTCGCTACACATGA
- a CDS encoding outer membrane protein assembly factor BamB family protein has translation MPLPKLALLLCTQLALWASVSICPAQWPVERGDQAATGAVPTPLPENLAVAWDFADAKAFEATPVIDAGRVYAADTEGGVYCLNLADGTLVWKVSIDTGFLAAPAIQGETLILGDYDGMVYALSTVDGSERWKFEAEGQIDSGAMFHGEKVLITSEAGKLHALKLSDGSVVWEYETADQIRCSATVAGDRTFLGGCDSQLHVVDLNTGKKATDPMPLESPTNSTPAVVGPLAFLPTYGGQVFAFDWQKGIRTWTYEDPEKSQEYRSSAAATDKVVVVSSQGKRVTGLDATTGKQLWQTMIRRRADSSPVIAGDSVLLAATDGRLYRLNLQDGKPTWQYEVKGALLASPAIADGKLILTTEEGHILCFGGK, from the coding sequence ATGCCGCTACCGAAATTAGCTCTCCTCCTTTGCACCCAGCTCGCGCTCTGGGCGTCGGTTTCGATTTGTCCAGCTCAATGGCCTGTCGAACGTGGCGACCAAGCAGCCACCGGGGCCGTCCCTACCCCGCTTCCCGAAAACCTGGCCGTTGCGTGGGACTTCGCCGATGCGAAAGCCTTCGAAGCCACTCCGGTGATCGATGCCGGACGCGTCTACGCTGCCGACACCGAAGGGGGCGTCTATTGCCTGAATCTGGCCGATGGCACGCTGGTTTGGAAGGTTTCCATCGACACCGGCTTTCTCGCAGCCCCCGCGATCCAAGGAGAAACGCTGATCCTGGGGGATTACGACGGCATGGTCTACGCCCTGTCGACCGTTGACGGCAGCGAGCGTTGGAAATTCGAAGCGGAAGGGCAGATCGATTCGGGCGCGATGTTTCATGGCGAGAAAGTCCTGATTACCTCCGAAGCGGGCAAACTGCATGCATTAAAGCTGTCCGACGGCTCGGTCGTCTGGGAATATGAAACCGCCGACCAAATCCGCTGCTCCGCCACCGTCGCGGGCGATCGTACCTTCCTAGGCGGCTGCGACAGCCAACTGCACGTCGTCGACCTCAACACGGGCAAGAAGGCGACCGACCCGATGCCGTTGGAAAGTCCCACCAACAGCACGCCGGCAGTTGTTGGCCCGTTAGCCTTTCTGCCGACCTATGGCGGCCAAGTGTTTGCGTTCGATTGGCAAAAAGGGATCCGCACTTGGACCTACGAAGATCCCGAAAAGTCGCAAGAGTACCGGAGCAGCGCCGCAGCGACCGACAAAGTGGTCGTCGTCAGCAGCCAAGGGAAACGCGTCACAGGGCTCGATGCGACCACCGGTAAACAACTCTGGCAAACCATGATCCGCCGCCGCGCCGATTCCTCCCCCGTGATCGCTGGCGACAGCGTACTGTTGGCCGCTACCGACGGCCGTTTGTATCGGCTGAATCTTCAAGACGGAAAACCGACCTGGCAATATGAAGTCAAAGGGGCGCTGCTAGCATCCCCCGCGATCGCCGACGGAAAGCTGATCCTCACGACCGAAGAAGGGCATATCCTCTGCTTTGGCGGGAAGTAA
- the aroE gene encoding shikimate dehydrogenase translates to MICVSIGRGRHKRMIAEYEWIAQQGIKLVELRLDYLTRTVDLKRLLGDKHCQVIATCRRREDGGRWKGTEEARLMLLRSAIASGVDYVDLEGDIAHTVPRYGRTKRIVSYHNFETTPDDLVELHSELARRDADVVKLATMAHCVEDTFRMMDLVKNAAVPTIGICMGDLGTPTRILQGSWGSPLTFASIDSERTMAPGQVGWKEMMRVYDAESINADTKLFGVIADPVGHSYSPLIHNAGFKHQQLNNRYLPFRVPAEDLDFFMENCQRMGIKGLSVTIPHKEEVMDYLTEIEASAHEIGAVNTIVFDGDKRRGFNTDYRAAMDCLMESVEHDAASDEPLRGKTALLLGAGGVCRAIAWGLRQRGADIIVTGRSPARAEALAASVGGNAIAWEHRHDPEADILINGTPLGMYPNLDQSPYDGRQLRPETTVFETIYNPGQTLFVKLARQKGCKIVTGVDMFIRQAAYQYKLFTGKEPPIAVMRQALARAVNPAQTWDTTEAVDDKHDTDTEGA, encoded by the coding sequence ATGATTTGTGTCAGCATTGGCCGCGGTCGCCATAAACGAATGATCGCCGAATATGAATGGATCGCTCAGCAGGGGATCAAATTGGTCGAACTGCGTTTGGATTACCTGACGCGGACCGTCGATTTGAAGCGACTTTTGGGTGACAAGCATTGCCAAGTGATCGCCACATGCCGCCGCCGTGAAGATGGGGGGCGTTGGAAAGGGACCGAAGAAGCCCGGCTGATGCTGTTGCGATCGGCGATCGCTTCGGGGGTCGACTACGTCGATCTCGAGGGGGATATCGCCCACACGGTTCCCCGTTACGGGCGAACCAAACGGATCGTTAGTTACCACAACTTTGAGACCACGCCGGATGATCTGGTCGAATTGCACAGCGAATTGGCGCGTCGCGACGCCGACGTGGTCAAACTGGCGACGATGGCGCATTGTGTTGAAGACACGTTCCGGATGATGGATCTTGTCAAAAACGCCGCCGTCCCGACGATCGGGATCTGCATGGGCGACCTGGGGACTCCAACCCGGATCCTGCAGGGGAGCTGGGGATCGCCGCTAACGTTTGCTTCGATCGATTCAGAACGCACGATGGCGCCCGGTCAGGTCGGTTGGAAAGAGATGATGCGGGTCTACGACGCCGAAAGCATCAACGCCGATACGAAACTGTTTGGTGTGATCGCCGATCCGGTAGGTCACAGCTACAGCCCCTTGATTCACAATGCGGGTTTCAAGCACCAACAACTCAATAACCGTTACCTACCGTTCCGCGTTCCTGCTGAAGACCTCGATTTCTTCATGGAGAACTGCCAGCGGATGGGAATCAAGGGGCTCAGCGTTACGATCCCGCACAAAGAAGAGGTGATGGATTACTTGACGGAGATTGAGGCGTCGGCGCACGAGATCGGTGCTGTCAACACGATCGTCTTCGATGGCGATAAGCGTCGTGGTTTTAACACCGATTACCGGGCGGCGATGGATTGTTTGATGGAATCGGTCGAGCACGATGCAGCGTCGGACGAACCGCTTCGCGGCAAGACGGCGTTGCTGTTGGGAGCTGGCGGAGTCTGTCGGGCGATCGCATGGGGGCTGCGGCAACGCGGCGCCGATATCATTGTTACCGGTCGAAGTCCCGCCAGGGCGGAAGCGTTGGCCGCGTCGGTTGGCGGCAATGCGATTGCTTGGGAACACCGGCACGATCCCGAGGCCGACATCTTGATCAACGGAACGCCGTTGGGAATGTATCCGAACCTGGATCAATCCCCTTACGATGGCCGTCAATTGCGTCCTGAAACAACCGTCTTTGAAACGATCTACAACCCGGGGCAGACGTTGTTCGTCAAGCTCGCTCGTCAGAAGGGATGCAAGATCGTGACCGGCGTGGACATGTTCATTCGCCAGGCGGCGTATCAATACAAGCTGTTCACGGGCAAGGAACCGCCGATCGCCGTCATGCGACAAGCGTTGGCACGCGCGGTCAATCCCGCTCAGACTTGGGATACGACCGAAGCGGTCGACGACAAACACGACACCGACACCGAAGGGGCTTAA